The DNA window agggtgttgttttttttttgttttttttaataaggacACTGGAGCTGGTCTCTgattgtgtttatgtgtttcaggATGGATGCTACACTAAAAGAGCTGACCAGCTTGGTGAAGGAGGTATATCCAGAGGCCAGGAAAAAGGGCACCTACTTTAGCTTTGCCATTGTCTACCCTGATCCCAGAGGGAAGATGTACAAGTGAGTATCACACCAAAGACTGCGCTTTTTGGATTCACGCAGCTAAAGAATGTGGTGATCTATGTATATTGCGTCTTTAATAACCTCTCTTCTCCTACCTCCTTCAGGTTGAAAGAGATTGGCAGTACTGTGTCTGGCAGAAAAGGTGCAGATGACTCAATGACACTGCAGTCTCAGCGCTTCCAGATTGGAGACTATCTGGATATAGCCATCACACCACCCAACAGAGCACCGCCCCTTGGCACACGCATGAGGCCATTCTGAaaatacacatg is part of the Pelmatolapia mariae isolate MD_Pm_ZW linkage group LG23, Pm_UMD_F_2, whole genome shotgun sequence genome and encodes:
- the sap18 gene encoding histone deacetylase complex subunit SAP18 — encoded protein: MALESRITQEEIKKEPEKPIDREKTCPLLLRVFTTNSGRHHRVDEFARGNVPSSELQIYTWMDATLKELTSLVKEVYPEARKKGTYFSFAIVYPDPRGKMYKLKEIGSTVSGRKGADDSMTLQSQRFQIGDYLDIAITPPNRAPPLGTRMRPF